One part of the Alistipes onderdonkii genome encodes these proteins:
- the guaB gene encoding IMP dehydrogenase — protein sequence MSFINERVQPEGLTFDDVLLIPAYSEVLPREVSVQTRFSRNIKLNIPIVSAAMDTVTEAPMAIALAREGGIGVIHKNMSIAEQAAHVRRVKRAENGMIYDPVTISKDHTVGDALNLMKENKIGGIPVVDADRKLIGIVTNRDLRFQRDMSRRIEGVMTPGDRLITTHSSELSNASEVLLNCKIEKLPVVDDEGHLVGLITYKDITKVQDHPNACKDSKGRLRVAAGVGITPDALDRVKALVEEDVDAVVLDSAHGHSMNIVNKLKEIKAAYPSLDVVVGNIATAGAARFLIENGADGIKVGIGPGSICTTRVIAGVGVPQLSAIYAAASAAKDTGVPVIADGGLRYSGDIVKALAAGGDCVMIGSMFAGTEESPGETIIYNGRKFKTYRGMGSIDAMKAGSADRYFQKGCEGNINKLVPEGIVARVPFKGTLSEAVFQLIGGIRSGMGYCGARDIAALQRAQFIRITSNGVTENHPHDVTITSETPNYSRGE from the coding sequence ATGTCTTTTATCAATGAAAGGGTTCAGCCCGAAGGACTTACGTTCGACGATGTGCTGCTTATACCCGCCTATTCGGAAGTGTTGCCGCGAGAGGTCAGTGTCCAGACCCGTTTCTCGCGAAATATCAAACTCAACATCCCCATTGTGTCCGCTGCCATGGACACCGTTACCGAAGCGCCGATGGCTATTGCGCTGGCTCGTGAAGGCGGGATCGGCGTGATCCACAAGAACATGTCCATCGCCGAGCAGGCCGCCCACGTGCGCCGGGTGAAGCGGGCCGAGAACGGCATGATTTACGACCCGGTGACCATCTCGAAAGACCATACGGTCGGCGATGCGCTCAACCTGATGAAAGAGAACAAGATCGGGGGTATTCCGGTCGTGGACGCGGATCGGAAGCTGATCGGTATCGTCACCAACCGCGACCTGCGGTTCCAGCGCGACATGTCGCGCCGTATCGAGGGGGTGATGACCCCCGGCGACCGCCTCATCACCACGCATAGCTCCGAATTGTCCAACGCCTCGGAGGTGCTGCTCAACTGCAAGATCGAAAAGCTCCCCGTGGTCGACGACGAAGGCCATCTGGTGGGGCTTATTACTTATAAGGATATCACGAAGGTGCAGGATCATCCCAACGCCTGCAAGGATTCCAAAGGCCGTCTGCGCGTCGCGGCCGGCGTGGGCATCACGCCCGATGCGCTGGATCGTGTGAAGGCGCTCGTCGAGGAGGATGTGGATGCCGTGGTGCTCGACTCCGCGCACGGGCATTCGATGAATATCGTCAATAAGCTCAAGGAGATCAAGGCCGCCTATCCGTCGCTCGACGTGGTGGTCGGAAATATCGCCACGGCAGGGGCCGCACGGTTCCTGATCGAGAACGGCGCCGACGGCATCAAGGTCGGCATCGGCCCCGGCTCGATCTGCACCACCCGCGTGATCGCGGGCGTGGGCGTTCCCCAGTTGTCGGCCATCTATGCCGCGGCGTCGGCCGCCAAAGATACGGGCGTTCCGGTTATCGCCGACGGCGGCCTGCGTTATTCGGGCGACATCGTCAAGGCGCTGGCTGCGGGCGGCGACTGCGTGATGATCGGCTCGATGTTCGCCGGCACGGAGGAGTCTCCCGGCGAGACGATCATCTACAACGGCCGTAAGTTCAAGACCTACCGCGGCATGGGCTCGATCGACGCCATGAAGGCGGGTTCCGCCGACCGCTATTTCCAGAAGGGCTGCGAGGGCAATATCAATAAGCTCGTTCCCGAAGGGATCGTGGCGCGCGTACCCTTCAAGGGCACGTTGAGCGAGGCTGTCTTCCAGCTTATCGGCGGCATCCGTTCGGGCATGGGTTATTGCGGTGCCAGGGATATCGCGGCTTTGCAGCGTGCGCAGTTCATCCGCATCACCTCGAACGGCGTTACGGAGAACCACCCGCACGACGTGACTATCACGAGTGAAACGCCCAATTATTCCCGCGGTGAATAG
- a CDS encoding DUF3795 domain-containing protein, producing MNSSDPGIAACGLFCGSCRKFRKGSCPGCRDNEKAAWCKVRSCCRENGWQSCAECTLVPLDTCGKFNNFIAGIFQVVFRSDRRGCIERIREVGSEAFAAEMRLAGSYNRPVKRK from the coding sequence GTGAATAGTTCCGATCCCGGGATCGCGGCCTGCGGGCTTTTTTGCGGTTCATGCCGGAAATTCCGGAAAGGGAGTTGTCCGGGGTGCCGCGATAACGAAAAGGCCGCGTGGTGCAAGGTTCGTTCCTGCTGCCGGGAGAACGGCTGGCAGAGTTGCGCCGAATGCACGCTGGTGCCGCTGGATACCTGCGGAAAGTTCAATAATTTCATCGCCGGGATTTTTCAGGTCGTTTTTCGCTCAGACCGCCGAGGTTGCATAGAACGCATCCGCGAAGTCGGGAGCGAGGCTTTCGCCGCGGAGATGCGCCTTGCGGGAAGCTACAACCGTCCGGTAAAAAGAAAATAA
- the guaA gene encoding glutamine-hydrolyzing GMP synthase, whose protein sequence is MMEKILILDFGSQYTQLIARRVRELNVYCEIHPFNKIPVPDASVRGVILSGSPFSVRDEHAPAPDLSAIKGKLPLLGVCYGAQFLASAFGGEVQPAPSREYGRAMLTVGDAGDPLMRGLPATTQVWMSHGDTITSVPADYKVVASTEEVRVAAFRIEGEQTWGIQFHPEVYHSTDGTHLLKNFVVGICGCRQEWTSESFVEATVRELQEKLGDDKVVLGLSGGVDSSVAAVLLHRAIGKNLYCIFVDSGLLRKNEFEDVLESYKNMGLNVKGVKAGDKFLGDLVGVSDPETKRKIIGRDFVEVFNDEAIRIEDVRWLAQGTIYPDVIESVSVNGPSATIKSHHNVGGLPEKMHLGIVEPLRLLFKDEVRRVGRSLGISEQLIGRHPFPGPGLAIRVLGDITPEKVGILQDVDKIYIDALRDAGLYDKVWQAGAILLPVKSVGVMGDERTYESCVALRAVTSTDGMTADWVHLPYEFLANVSNDIINKVKGVNRVVYDISSKPPATIEWE, encoded by the coding sequence ATTATGGAAAAAATCCTGATTCTCGACTTCGGGTCGCAGTATACGCAGCTCATCGCGCGGCGCGTACGCGAACTGAATGTCTATTGCGAGATCCACCCCTTCAACAAGATTCCGGTGCCGGATGCTTCGGTGCGGGGCGTGATCCTCTCGGGCAGTCCCTTCTCCGTGAGGGACGAGCATGCCCCTGCCCCCGACCTTTCGGCCATCAAGGGCAAACTGCCCCTGCTGGGGGTCTGCTACGGCGCACAGTTCCTCGCATCGGCCTTCGGCGGCGAGGTGCAGCCTGCGCCCAGCCGCGAGTACGGCCGTGCGATGCTTACGGTGGGCGATGCCGGTGACCCGCTGATGCGCGGCCTGCCTGCGACCACGCAGGTGTGGATGTCGCACGGCGATACGATCACGTCCGTGCCGGCTGACTACAAGGTCGTGGCCAGCACCGAGGAGGTGCGCGTGGCTGCGTTCCGCATCGAGGGTGAGCAGACCTGGGGCATCCAGTTCCACCCCGAGGTTTACCATTCGACCGACGGCACGCACCTGCTGAAGAATTTCGTCGTGGGTATCTGCGGCTGCAGGCAGGAGTGGACCTCGGAGAGTTTCGTAGAGGCCACCGTGCGCGAGTTGCAGGAGAAACTGGGCGACGACAAGGTCGTGCTCGGACTTTCGGGCGGCGTCGACTCGTCGGTGGCCGCCGTGCTGCTGCACAGGGCCATCGGCAAGAACCTCTACTGCATCTTCGTGGATTCGGGCCTGCTGCGCAAGAACGAATTCGAGGACGTGCTCGAGTCGTATAAGAACATGGGCTTGAACGTCAAGGGCGTGAAGGCCGGCGACAAGTTCCTGGGTGACCTGGTCGGCGTGAGCGATCCCGAGACCAAGCGCAAGATCATCGGCCGCGATTTCGTCGAGGTATTCAACGACGAGGCGATCCGGATCGAGGACGTGCGCTGGCTGGCGCAGGGGACGATCTATCCCGACGTGATCGAGTCGGTGTCGGTCAACGGCCCCTCGGCGACGATCAAGTCGCACCACAACGTCGGCGGGCTGCCCGAGAAGATGCACCTCGGGATCGTCGAACCGCTGCGCCTGCTCTTCAAGGACGAGGTGCGCCGCGTAGGCCGTTCTCTCGGGATCTCCGAGCAGCTGATCGGGCGCCATCCCTTCCCGGGGCCCGGCCTTGCGATCCGCGTCCTGGGCGACATCACGCCCGAAAAGGTCGGAATCCTGCAGGACGTGGACAAAATCTACATCGACGCCCTGCGCGATGCCGGGCTTTACGACAAGGTGTGGCAGGCGGGGGCTATCCTGCTCCCCGTGAAGAGCGTCGGCGTGATGGGCGACGAGCGAACCTACGAGAGCTGCGTCGCACTGCGTGCCGTGACCTCGACCGACGGCATGACCGCCGACTGGGTGCACCTGCCCTACGAGTTCCTTGCCAATGTGTCGAACGACATCATCAATAAAGTCAAAGGGGTCAACCGCGTCGTCTACGACATCTCCTCGAAACCGCCCGCAACGATCGAGTGGGAATAG